GGTGATCAAGACGATCGACTGAGCCGGCCGGGCTGCCGACCCGGATGCGCAGCACCTCTGCGGTCTGATCCTGATGCCTCGTCACACCCGGCTGACCGACCGCAAGGTTCCCTGGCAAAAGGAGTTCGGGAAGGGACCACCGTGGTGATCCCGCACGTCGTGGTCGATGAGATCGATGCCAAGAGCTACCAGACGGGGGACAAGAAGATCTCGAAGCGGGCGCGCGGGGTCTTCCGGCTGCTGGAGTCGGTACTGGAGGAGAGATCCGAGGGAGGGAAGGCGGACGACGGGACAGCGGTACTGATCGCAGCAGATGAGCCGGGGCACGCTCACCTCCCTGTGCCGGACGACTAGTTGGTGGCCTCGGCAGTGCGTCTGCAGCAGGCTGTCGCCCCGGTCGAGGTCGTCGTCGTCAGCCGCGACATCGGTGCGGACCCGGGCTGGTGCCTGGGGGGGTGTCGGCCCGGCGGCTCCCAGACAAGTACCTGATCGAGGGCGGTGACCTTCACCAGGCAGCCTTGGAGCAGGCAGCAGGCGAACTCGTACCAGGCGGAGGTGCACAGCAGCAGTCCGAGTCGAGTGATTCGGCCGGTCCATCCCCCAGCGCGGATGCACCGGCGCGTTCAGGCGAGCGGGCTGACCAGAGGGCTGAAGTGTCGCGACCACGGGCAAGAGGTGACAACAGCATCAGCCCTCCCGGACAGCCGGCTTCGTGTCCGGGCTGGCCAGGGCCCTTGTCCGGAGGCGTCCCGGACAGCCCGCACACCTCCCACAA
This Streptomyces decoyicus DNA region includes the following protein-coding sequences:
- a CDS encoding PIN domain-containing protein, giving the protein MVIPHVVVDEIDAKSYQTGDKKISKRARGVFRLLESVLEERSEGGKADDGTAVLIAADEPGHAHLPVPDD